Genomic segment of Gammaproteobacteria bacterium:
TAAATATAGTCCTATCAACAGCAAAACCGCCAGCCATCCCAACCGGTCAATGTAATTTTTTAAGGTTTTTTGCATGCGCTCCCCTCCCCAACGCATCAGACCGGCCACCAGAAAGAAGCGCCCCCCCCGGCCCATCGCCGAGGCCATGATGAAGGGCAGCATGGGCATGGCCACTGTACCGGCAGCGATGGTGAAGACCTTGTAAGGAATAGGGGAAAATCCGGCGACCAATACGGCCCATACCCCCCACTTATCAAACCATTCCCGCGCCTGCTGATAGGCGGGCCAGTACTGGCTGTCCTGCAGCCAGGGCTGGATGGCCTCGAAGGCGAACCCCCCGATCAGATAGCCGATTACCCCGCCCAATACCGATGCTGCGGTGGTCAA
This window contains:
- a CDS encoding DedA family protein — protein: MRVFSALYERVMKWSEHRHAPWYLAGLSFSESSFFPVPPDVMLAPMALARPARAWHYAALTTAASVLGGVIGYLIGGFAFEAIQPWLQDSQYWPAYQQAREWFDKWGVWAVLVAGFSPIPYKVFTIAAGTVAMPMLPFIMASAMGRGGRFFLVAGLMRWGGERMQKTLKNYIDRLGWLAVLLLIGLYLTVGG